Below is a genomic region from Raphanus sativus cultivar WK10039 chromosome 4, ASM80110v3, whole genome shotgun sequence.
AGAACATGATTTTATACATGATCATCTATAAGAAGAATCTCCATACCAATAAGGAAACTATCTTTCGTTGTGTTCCTCGCTTTCAGCAGTTGATTAACCGAAATTGTAGCCCCGATTGTCTTTGGATATGAAGAACATCATTTTAGAACAGAGATGTAAGGGATTTTCCGGTTGATTTGCTCATTCTCGATGTAATCGTTTTCTCTGAAGATTTGGTTTGAGTGAATAGGGTGAAGCAGAGAAGCGAAGAAGAAGGGAGATATATAAGTGTGGATCTGATGGAACGGGAACAGATTCATGTCGTTTGGGTTATGATAAGCGCATGAACTTTCTGAGAGTTAGATGTGGAAGCAAAGGAGAATAGAAAGTGATGTAACGGCGGTTTTCTCTGTCGCTTTGGAGGAAGACGAAGCGGAGAGGTCCGAGTCAATTCTGCGTTGAGTAAATAAGCGAATGACATGGCAACTTAGAGACATTTTATTGGCTGATTAAATATGCCTACGTGGACACTCTAGTTGTTGAGAGTATTTGCCTTTTAGAGCATCCCCAACAGCTCTTCGTCCTTTCATTTTTTAAAGGTTTTTGCACTCCAACAGTCCTTTATCCCTTCATTTTTTAAGGGGGTGAACAGTACACCTCCAAATATGAAGGGGCACTGTACAAACCTTTAAAACACTGTTTACTTTTCATTTTAGttcttctatttatatatatttaatgattgTGTACTTATTGTTTCTTATTTGGCATTCtactattataattatactGACACTTAAATATTACGATTTTGGtcttctaaaattatttttaaataacaataatatattaataattattatatactaatatatactaatatattagTATCCTCACGTTATTGGAAGATCCTCACGTTATTGGAAGAAAGAGGTATTGGAGTTCTACAAGCCAAATTTGCTATCGTCGCAGGATCCTCACGTTATTGGAAGAAAGAGGTATTGCATGATATAATGACTTCATGTATTATAATGCATAACATGATAATTGAAGATGAACGAGATATCAATGCACCGATTCGAGATGCAAGACCGGCTCCGCCAATAAATGTTGAGATGGCCATAAACGAAGATATGCGTTTTCAACAATTTTTAGCACGTAATCTTCGAATAAAAAATAAGGATGCTCATTTAGCACTTAAAAATGCTTTGATTGAGCATATTTGGGAGCATTACGGAAATAATCGTATtgattagttttgtatttttattatatatatatatatatatatatatatatattgtaatttgaattgtttatgttttttattatatgtaattttatgtttttatgtttttatattttattataagtaatttgatgttataattaaatatttttactaattatgtcaataataaataataatatgtgtttactgttaatttttaaaattttaatgactATAATGAACTATTACTGAAATTGAGGATTAAAGTGTAAAATATAAgctttcaagaaaaaaaatttgaaggTCACCATTGGAGAATCACCCCTTCAACCCTttattttaaaggtggaccctACAAAAAATGAAGGGGcttgttggagatgctcttagtatagtatagattttgAAAGAGTGTAGAAacaaatctaaactattaaaggggAAGTACAAATTGTAATTAATCCTTAGTTTTccacaaaaattacaatgaCATGCCTCtgcatttatattttaattgaaaataaagataactattactccatccgtttcgatttaattttcattgtaggaaaaaaatttcgtttaaaaataagtgtcgttttagagtttcaatgcaaaatttattaaaaagattctccattttatttttctattggttgaaatatggttatgtgtataggtaattgtgtttttattctcgaaatatacaaaatcatatgttttcttaatccgtgtgcataaacctagaacgacaaatcaaatgaaacggagggagtacttaCCAAAATCGTAGTATCTATATTTaccttaaataaaaatatatatgaccaCTTAATGACTGCATCATATTACGGCAGAATCAAccttcatatattttaaaatatacagcAATATGAATGACTTTATACTAACTGACCTTcggttattttaaaatatagaaacataaagaaaatattgtttCTTAGCTAACAAGTTATTTTGAGCAGTGCTTTTCAATAtaggattttaaaataacaataattgttaatatattgtaacaaatatactataatatgaaaaaaacattattatgttcaaatataaactataaatccAAAAATCATAACTCTAAACATAAagtctaaaccctaaaacatatcTCCAAACCCTCTATTGATAAATAATagatagttataaattttataatattttagtcaGCTacttaaaataagattttaaaataacaatatatgtagttacaatattttgtttttcaccTAATACCTTAAACAAAATCTGTTTTGTTACTGGTTTACGAGTTCTACTTTTATACTAATCATATTTTGAATAACCATCTTAACAAAATTCTAACTAAACGAACAAGCAATTTAAATTTcagttatttattttgaatttattttgaaaagatattaTAGATAGAAAAGGGAGTATCAAAATTTTCTTCCAAATATAGAAACTACACTTATTTCAGAATAAATTGAAAACCTTACATAATCTTCATTATATTTAGTTacagatttttcatatatgacAATTTagctataaaataataactcgtgctaaaaataaatataattaaatccactgtttataaatattgttaaatctttaaaatatagCAAATTTCGTGCTCTTTAAATCAGAGGTCCATTAGTAAAGAAACTTCAAAGTacaataaaattctataaaacaataattttagattttatcgtttatatatttttaatttcttaaaatctataaataaaataatatattgtatacaaatatgaataacatatgtcagaatacctaaacataacatataaattggtttggtttaaattttggatcaaaaatcaataattattttaaatatttttggtgttttgagtgtacttccactatattagatatttatatttgactatttttatatattttcaagtatttaaaccaatttaaaagtatcatatatattttggatgtttttatatacattaaaactaaaaataattaatatatataagtatataaattgttttcggatacattttgatatccaaaatattttggtttaaattggttatggtttcggttgtctaaatatcaaaattttgaataatttagatatttaatcaattttggttcgggtttgataTTACTCTTttggatcgtgatcggttcggttcttcagatttgaattttttatctgGCTTTGATATTtacttgaaaaataaataacaatatatttttgaaatctaGTTCAAATTAAATATAGAAACAAATTCAGATATTTAGGTTCGGGTTATGGCCTATGGGTTTTTTGTCCAGCCTACTGTcatccttctctctcttttgtctGTCCCTTTATCAGTTTAAATCCCTGGGTTAAATCTTCTTCTCCAGTAACGCTATTCTATGAAAAAAAAACCCCCCAAATTGCAATAAGTTCCAGTTTATATAACATAAccgagcaaaaaaaaaaaagagggtgATAATGTGTCAAACTTTGAATTGACCAATACCATTCCATAAGTTAGATTAGATCCGATGAAGAAGCTGAGAAGCTATTACACGAACGTGAGGCATCACCAGAAACACCATCATCACCCTGAGAGGACGAGATCATGGTCCTCCTGGATTCTCTTCCCTATACTCATCATCGCTTCACTCTTCTTCCTACTCTTCCTCCTCACAACCGGACCCGCCCGTCTCCTCTCTTTCACCCGACCCGTTCTCCTAACCGGATCTGGATCATCCCTCTCCTTCGTCGAGTCCAAGATCAAACCCAAACCCGTCTcctcctccctcctcctccCTTCCCCGCCTCGACTCGCCTACTTGATCTCCGGATCCGCCGGCGACGGGAAGTCTCTCCGGCGAACTCTTCTCGCTCTTTACCATCCGACCAACCGCTACGTCGTCCATCTCGACAGAGCTTCTTCCCCCGAGGAGAGAGAGGATCTCCACGGCTACATCCGAGACTCCTCCTTGTTCCGGAGGTTTCGGAACGTTCATGTGATCGAGAAGGCTAATCTCGTCACGTACCGTGGGCCGACGATGGTGGCGAACACGCTTCACGCGGCGGCGATTTTGCTTAGGGAAGGAGCTGAGTGGGATTGGTTTATCAATCTCAGTGCGTCGGATTATCCTCTAATGACTCAAgatggtgagagagagagagagagagagagagagagatggttttaaagtttgaaactttcGTTTTTTATTACACGACTTAACTTCTTTGTTCTGTTGGGTGTGTTTTGTAATAAGCAGATTTGTTGCATACATTCTCGAATTTGCCGCGGGATTTGAACTTCATTGATCATACTAGTAACATTGGATGGAAAGCGTAAGAGAATTTGAGAGTttcaagttctttttttttactatttctgtttatatcatataatttttttaaagctgAGGTTTTGATTTGGTTGTTTTCAGATCACAGAGAGCTAAACCGGTGATTATAGATCCTGGGTTGTATTTGAACAAGAAGTCTGATGTCTTTTGGATTACGCAAAGAAGAAGCATCCCAACAGCATTCAAGCTCTTCACAGGTGATTGATCCCCCTCATAAACCTTCTCTGAGCAAGTCCTAGACTTGGTTTTGTTACTTTGTAGTCGTGTTTGCCATGATTTGATCCATAATCTAGTTAGTTGAACAACACTGAATCATTATGCTTTGATTGCTAGTTAAAACTTTCTCATCTCTTTAGCAATACGCAGACCTGGTTGGTTTATCTTTATGTTCCCTATCTGTTTAGTTTGGTCGGTCTTCCTCAGATTTGCTCCGTTTGCATCATATATCAGAACATGTCTGCACATGATCTCAAAAGTCAAGTGTTGTTTGTGTGGTTGACTTTTGTCAGAATCAGTCAGCCATTTGATTCTCTTAAACTAACATGTGATTGTTGACAACAGGCTCTGCTTGGATGGCGTTATCTCGACCATTCATAGACTATTGTATATGGGGTTGGGATAATCTACCTCGTACCGTCTTGATGTACTACTCCAATTTCCTCTCTTCTCCGGAAGGATATTTCCACACAGTTCTCTGCAACGCCGAGGAATTCAAAAACACTACAGTAAACAGCGACCTACACTTCATAACGTGGGACAATCCCCCAAAGCAGCACCCACACCATCTCACTCTTGCAGACATGGACAGAATGGTCAATAGCAATGCCCCCTTTGCTAGAAAGTTCAGAAGAGAAGATCCTGTTCTTGACACCATTGATGAGGAGCTTCTCAACAGAGGTCATGGTATGCCTACACCTGGTGGTTGGTGCATCGGAAGCCATGAAAATGGGACTGACCCTTGTGCTGTTATTGGTGATACCGATGTCCTCAGGCCTGGTCTAGGCGCTAGACGGCTGGAGACTCTGGTCACTTCCCTGTTATCTACTGAAAATTTTCGACCAAAGCAGTGCAAGTAAATCTTTATAGTGAAACCACGTTGCAGAACAACATCAAAGATATCGGATCTAGCAGCCTTCTTTGTTGGGATTAGATGTGATTCAGGATCTGATTGTATCCCACTAATAGTCAAGAGTATAAGTGACGAAACTGAACAGTGTAGGCTTTGGCTCTTGGAAGCATACATGCCATCACAGCCACAGGTTTATGTATTGTTGTAGTACTCTGTTAGTTACTCTCTTTCAACTTATAAATTCACCAAATtggaacttttttttatttctagaaAACATTGCAAACTTAGTGGAATAACTAATTAAAGATGAACAAATATTAAGCTCGTCAAACACAAGATCAGCCAAATAATCTGAACttgttctccttcttcttcttcctgtcTTCATCATGTTGACTCCTCTGAATGTTCTTCTTTTCCACTAGAGCTTCGATCAGATTATTCAAGGATGCATCAACATCTGTTATATTATGGTTTCTGGTCATTAAGTTCTCTGCAACATCAGCTGGAGAGATCTTTGTCTTCATCAGCAAAGACTTGATATTCTCGAACAAAGGATGATCATCAAGATCCAGGTAGTTCTTGGCAAGGATCTTGAAAGCTTCATAAGTGCAGTAAGACAACTCAATGTGCATATCCATTCTTCCTCTCCTAATCAAAGCCGGGTCAAGTTTTTCCAAGTGGTTTGTTGTAAACACAACAATTCTTTCTTGTCCACAAGCAGACCAAATACCATCAATGAAGTTTAAAAGTCCAGAGAGTGTAACAGAGCTTTCGTCTTTATCTTGTTGTTCTCCATTCCTTTCCGTTGAGTTTCTGTCTTTCTTGGTTCTATTACCGGTGAGATCTACTGAGCAGTCTATGTCCTCAATCACAACAATAGACTTGCTAGATGTTGTTGTAAGAAGTTTCCTCAACTCCGAGTTGTTCTTTATAGCCGTGAGTTCAAGATCGTATATGTTATAGTTCAAAAAATTAGCCATGGCTGAAATCATGGTGGACTTACCGGTTCCTGGTGGTCCATACAACAAATAGCCTCGCTTCCAAGCTTTCCCAATCTTCTTGTAATAATCTTTCCCATTGGTAAAAGCGGTTAGGTCACTCATGATCACTTCTTTCTTCTCTGGATCCATGGCTAGTGTCTCAAAACTCGCGGGATGTTCAAACTCGATAGATCTCCACATGTTGTGACTCAAAATCCATTGAGAACTAGGGTTATTCGTGAACAGTCTCGTCTGCTGTTTCTTGGCTTTAATTAACTTCCCTTCTTCAAGCACATAAGGTACGTATGAAGCAGTTATAAGACTCCTTGCACGGTGGTGAAACGTGAGCTTGTAAGATCTTTCTTCATCAGAAGCAGTCACAATCTCCCACCAAACGTTAGCTCCTTTGTATTCACATCTGATTTTAACCTCGTCTCGTTTCAGGACCAAACCTTTGTTCTCTTTCACCTGGCTTCCTCTGAGGTGTTTGGATTTATCGGTTGCTTTCGCCTCAAGGTAGGTCTCGATGGCTGAGAAAGCGTGGTTTAGACGGTACTCATCGCTCTCGGGGAAGTTGATGTCGACGTAAGGAGAGAAGAGGTTGGTGAAATAATCTGAAACTCTTTGAGCGAAACAGAGTTGTTGGAGTGAAGACAAAAGGAACTCTTTGATTGCAATCTTCAAATGGTTAGGGAAGATTTGTTGAACCGTTGCCCAGATAAAGAACAAACTTGCTATGCTTGAGCCTATAGTTCCAAATGCATtgcccatcatcatcatcatcgttatACCAAAGatgatctttctttttgttctttgtgtttgtttgtattTTGTGCAAACCCTCTCTCTTAGCTTTTATAGAAAATGAGACTAGTAGTCTTTAGCGTTTAgtctttttgtttaatattatatcGTCGGcagtaggcctgggcattttacccggatcTGAGGACCGACCCGAAATCGACCCGAAAATACCCGACCGGGAATCGACCCGAAAAATTATAAGTACTCAtatgtgtctttttattttggacCCGCAGGTCTTGGAtaagacccggacccgacccGAGACCCGATCGGGTACACGAAATACccgagatttattttatatattaggtatatttgggtgattgggtatatttttggtatttctaatctttttttaagttttaggttCGTATTTTCgggtataatttcaaattttgagtgtaattttagattttcagaaaatataatttgggtattcagatattttttgagttttcaggTCTGATTTTAGGTAAATATTCGGGTACTTTTACGGTTTTTTGGGTACTTTTCGAGTTTTCGGGTCCAGTTTGGGTATTTCGAGTTTTTGGGATTTTATATACCCGAACCGACCTGGATCCGAATAATACCCGAATATTATATGTGTTTTAGGGGTACTAAAATTCTAGATCcgaaccgacccggacccgacaagacccgacccggaaccgacccgaaaattataaatacccatATGGGTCTAATTTCCGAggacccgaaagacccggacccgacaaGTTTAAAATGTTGAGTTTCCCATTAATCCACTCAAATAAACGTTTTAGATTAATCTGTTTGAACTTGTGACAAAATCAAATACATTGTCCCATTTCCATAGGCAACTTGTTCACATATATGATATAGCTTCTGTCACCGCATGCCGTGCCGAACGTCGATAGTAGGACTAGCTAGAATCTCAATAATTTCCAGCGGAATCAGACGAACTAATTGAAGATATagatgtaaatttattttaaaaaattaacgaAATGACAGGGAAGTGTCTAGTTAAATAGTTAAGAATAATAACGAGATATCATATATCCGAAGTGATAGaatcgtattttataaactatcaATTATTGAATAtcgtaaaaaataaaaatgataaaattataccaaagagtaagaaaaggatgatacaatTGCAGAGAcaagatattatctctttccttaactcaaaatacgtcccgtagtgtgACGGTTCGATAACTTAATGAGTTCCAGGATataactgcaaacaatcttctgaatttgcatCATTCTATCAGAAGTCTAGCGAAACTAGTTTTGTATTGTACTCCcagacacaaaataaaataaaataaaaacatcactaTTGCACATGGAGGAATTGTActtgtttttggttttcaaatgtatttctctatctgataagtagagttaccgccaaacctcatcttagttcataggctaaacccattcctcttgattatattacaatttgatctcatgacacaTCTTTAATAAGATgatcctaggttgtcatcacagtgaacataatctcttgagattagtcgagatcaattgttttaatgatttttgtcatcttttttttttgaagatacAATTAACCATTATACACAAAATTCAGTGTATGgcactagttttttttaaaaaaaatatcatagttTGATAACTATCACTAAGTTCATATGGTCTCTTGCCAATGACTTTACATGGTAAGCAAATCTTCCTCCACATTTCTTGAGATGGCTCAAAACcatgcatatttacatttaacatctcttaaaagtttagaaagttaatctacaactcctttttatatttaaatgaataataaaaacaatttcgaaaattgttacaattttctttagaaTGTATATCATTCTCGGAAAATCACATTTTAGAtacaactattttcatagttctctcaagttgatttagaaatccaacttgtatatattttgattttttttttcaaaatatatttttgctttatagcaaatatacatatcattataTGATATTGTTTGTACCATTAAAACCATCATTTTCTATGGTTATTCTCAAACATATTGACTTTAGAAACTACAATAcacatgtcagtttcagtcatattggtctgaaaattctcattggttttgcatggtcaaccttttttaaaaaatgcatttaagcattgacgatatataaatgttttgatcaatatcaacaaacactttatttcttatggcaaataatttatatgtggcagacctGCCTTGACTCGCAAAATCTATTTCCATCCATACCAATTGATCTCTCaaagatcaattttttttcttcttataatcaacttaatttaattattaagtacttgatcattaaaaaaaacaagaagaaattCAAGTTTCAAGTATGGTGAtctcaattggtgacagcttgtcttGTGGAGagttgttaaagggtgaggtctTGGGTTCGAGTAACGCCAAGCGCATCAATAACCTACATGTATGACCGTGAGGGACGCACATGTGAGAGGTTAGGGTCGATGCTCTGTAGGACCAGCTGGGGTCCACGGGACGGGCTGTTACATGAAGAGATATATGAATGCATAAATAAAGTTacttaaaaatcagaaaatgatTTTGATAGATGTTTCTGCataacaaaacatcaaaaatattaatatattaaaactatgcaaattatatttattatattaaaacatgtataaactaatatataaatgatatcaatataattttgataGGAGAAAAGTCCAACAACATTCAATATAAAGTCTTTCAACCTAAAACAAAAGAATCataaaatatagataaataatttaaatgcaaTGTTATACAATCCacagcatttaaaaaaaaatcatgagtTTTGTTGTATTCCAAGTctgaacattttttatttataaaattacattaataatataagtaaaattagaTGACTTTCCGCGATATGTCGGGatgatattatttaaatattatttgcgGTAAGtgaattttgtatatattttaaatctattataattttgaaaaataaaatttgttgattaaaataatattgaacTTTTAATCGACTGGTAAATAAGTTGGAAATTTGTAAGTTAAACATGATACATAAGCATACGCGTTGAGCCAACTGGAGTAGATTATCTCATTTGTTTTAGCATTAGTGTTTTAATGGTCGAGGCCgtaacatttggtatcagagcaggaaATCAGGGATGGCATGATGGATGAGGAAAGCTTGATGGATCGACCAAAGAAATGGTCGGATGAGCGATTATAGATGAATTTCAAGTTATAAACCTGAAACAAATGCAAGATGAATGAGATGCTGATGATaatgataaatatatgagtaaTAAAAGAAAGGATAGGATGGAATTAGggtgctggatgtgtatcactttcagcctaatcagttgatgattgaagcggattgagatggtgctttgtgatatatggtgtttttcgcatcattgtatatatgttttcatttgtttcaagtcactaattcgtgtcttTGTATATATGGCCACATCATACCCTCCCCCTTGACAAATTTTCGACCTCGAAACTGGATAACCTGCACCAAAATAGAGTAAGTCAGCTTTCATCCTCGTTTGAGATTCTAAAACCTTACCTtgatattgttttggtttgggaATGAattgtgcatctggtggctcttttCTGAAAAGATGGGAAGtgatcacgcctctggcctGGACATGGTCATTGCTTCTGTTCTGAAGTTTATGGTTCTCCACACTTCTGGAGTTGATGGTTCTGACCATCTTTGGGATTGTCTCTCCTAGCAACAAAACATTATCTAGTGGGATTTCTTTGAAGCTCttttctttgcaacctgaaaaattaTTAGCATTCTAGACAAAGACCaagtgaattatatctgatactggAGTTTTGTTAGCATAATGTATTATGGCCGAATTTACCTTGggtgcatcagcatgatgaagaattaaattcttcgGATATGtttggattgatggctgcctttcttgcaTCATTTTACCTTGGTTGGTAGGATCACCTTCTTGTGATACCTTAGTTCTGTTTTTATGTCCTTCTTGACTTATTCGTGGGTCAAAATATTTTGGGAAAGACAAGTATATTATACCATATACCAAAGTAGAAAGATTTATAAACTGATAGAAACAAAGAACAATAAATCTTACTTTCAGCTGTGACAGCAAGAAATTCtatttctttgtttggcttGCTCTCACCCTGGTCTTTTGTACCTATCACAATTCCTTTTGGACAAGACCAGAGCCGTGCTCACCATTATACAAAAGAGGCATGAGCCCTAGGCCCTTCATTTTTCATCAATATTTGGGGCCCCATACATACAAAATACAGTAGATGTTTATGGAATATGAAAAGTGTATACATATGTTATATGTTAGGAGCTTGattgtttatgtattttgttctttacattttagtttggttttattttagTGGACTATTTTTGTCACAAACATATCTAGTGTATCTAGAACTTTAATTGTTTACAATATAAGAATGCCTTAGGCTCCCAAAATTGTAGGCACGGCACTGGACAAGACAAGTTTATTAATCCtgtcatataattaataataacatcCTGATCTAGACTGAATTTTATCTCAGGTTTCAGAACATAAACAATCTTTGTacagattttggtttccacttCCACTTGTGGTGTGGATATCGACCAAAGCAATGCAAGTAAATCTTTGTAGTGAACCTCATTGCAAATGATCAAAGAGATCGGATCTAGCAGCCTTCATTGTTGGGATTAGAAGAGAGATACTGAACAGTTTAAGCTTTGGCTCTTAGAAGCATAAGTGCCATCACAGATTAATGTATTGTTGTCATAGTACTCTGCTTTCAAAGTAGTAAACTCTCTTTCAACTTCTAAATTCAAAGTtgcagattttatttttatagagacgtgaaatatcatttaaatgaAAACATTGCAAACTTGATGGAATCATAGAATATAAGCTAAAGATCAACCAAATAATCAGAACTTGTTTTTCTTCTTGTCTTCATCATGTTGACTCTGACTGCTCTTCTTTTCCTCCAGAGCTTTGATCAGATTATTCAAGGAAATCTCTGTCTCCTTCAACAAAGACTTGATATTCTTGAACAGAGGATCATCATCATGATCATCAAGATCCAGGTAGTTCTTGGCAAGAATCTTGAAAGCTTCATATGTGGAGTAAGACAACTCAATGTGCATATCAAGTCTATTGTTGTGATCATTTTCTTCTACCATCGTCATCAAACATTGCGCTACGACAGATTTGAATACTTAAAAATCATCAGATTGAATTCAATATTAATCAATGAATCAAGCTACAATCCCTAATCAACAAGCTTCGATCAGCAGATACGatgggaaaaagaaaaactaaatcGACATAACGAAGGAGAAAGAAGAACGACATACGCGAATTGGCCATGGAGATGCCACTGCTTTCGTTAGGATCGAGCCATACTTTACCCTTTCCGTTCTTCATCACTGAGGCTGCGAGCCGCTTCTGGACCTTCAGCGACACCATTTTTGCTTCTCCTCCCTTCTGGAGACTGGTTTTGGCCGAGAAAGGGCCATTATATATGTCGTTCTCTAGGGCTACATCCCCTTCGGCAGAAAAAAGCTATTAGGGCATCGTTGTCGGTACAAACGTCcttaaagtttttctttttttttttctttttttctgattttttaaagCCCATTATATTGTTGCACACGTGTGTTGTCTCATAACACGAAATTTCAGCCGGCCAACTTGATCCCATTATCCTCGCTTTAAAAAAACACTAGAGCTTACGGCCTTATGCGTTTTGCAACgcataatattttcaatataaatatttcgttttttattttaaaatttaatattttatataataaccAACTCAATCTTGAAAGCTTCTTGGTTCTATTACCGGTGAGATCTACTGAGCAGTCTATGTCCTCAATCACAACAATAGACTTGCTAGATGTTGTTGTAAGAAGTTTCCTCAGCTCCGAGTTGTTCTTTATAGCCGTGAGTTCAAGATCATAGATGTTATAGTTCAAAAACTTAGCCATGGCTGAAACCATGGTGGACTTACTGGTTCCT
It encodes:
- the LOC108835164 gene encoding beta-glucuronosyltransferase GlcAT14A, which gives rise to MKKLRSYYTNVRHHQKHHHHPERTRSWSSWILFPILIIASLFFLLFLLTTGPARLLSFTRPVLLTGSGSSLSFVESKIKPKPVSSSLLLPSPPRLAYLISGSAGDGKSLRRTLLALYHPTNRYVVHLDRASSPEEREDLHGYIRDSSLFRRFRNVHVIEKANLVTYRGPTMVANTLHAAAILLREGAEWDWFINLSASDYPLMTQDDLLHTFSNLPRDLNFIDHTSNIGWKASQRAKPVIIDPGLYLNKKSDVFWITQRRSIPTAFKLFTGSAWMALSRPFIDYCIWGWDNLPRTVLMYYSNFLSSPEGYFHTVLCNAEEFKNTTVNSDLHFITWDNPPKQHPHHLTLADMDRMVNSNAPFARKFRREDPVLDTIDEELLNRGHGMPTPGGWCIGSHENGTDPCAVIGDTDVLRPGLGARRLETLVTSLLSTENFRPKQCK
- the LOC108835163 gene encoding AAA-ATPase At5g40000-like, with protein sequence MMMMMGNAFGTIGSSIASLFFIWATVQQIFPNHLKIAIKEFLLSSLQQLCFAQRVSDYFTNLFSPYVDINFPESDEYRLNHAFSAIETYLEAKATDKSKHLRGSQVKENKGLVLKRDEVKIRCEYKGANVWWEIVTASDEERSYKLTFHHRARSLITASYVPYVLEEGKLIKAKKQQTRLFTNNPSSQWILSHNMWRSIEFEHPASFETLAMDPEKKEVIMSDLTAFTNGKDYYKKIGKAWKRGYLLYGPPGTGKSTMISAMANFLNYNIYDLELTAIKNNSELRKLLTTTSSKSIVVIEDIDCSVDLTGNRTKKDRNSTERNGEQQDKDESSVTLSGLLNFIDGIWSACGQERIVVFTTNHLEKLDPALIRRGRMDMHIELSYCTYEAFKILAKNYLDLDDHPLFENIKSLLMKTKISPADVAENLMTRNHNITDVDASLNNLIEALVEKKNIQRSQHDEDRKKKKENKFRLFG
- the LOC108850646 gene encoding AAA-ATPase At5g40000-like; this encodes MVSLKVQKRLAASVMKNGKGKVWLDPNESSGISMANSPQCLMTMVEENDHNNRLDMHIELSYSTYEAFKILAKNYLDLDDHDDDPLFKNIKSLLKETEISLNNLIKALEEKKSSQSQHDEDKKKNKF